A region of Oncorhynchus mykiss isolate Arlee unplaced genomic scaffold, USDA_OmykA_1.1 un_scaffold_191, whole genome shotgun sequence DNA encodes the following proteins:
- the hspa14 gene encoding heat shock 70 kDa protein 14 isoform X2 gives MAAIGVHFGYTCACVAIFKDGRAEVVANDAGDRVTPAVVAYRDTEQIVGIAAKQGRVRNAANTVVKVKQVLGRSFEDPEVQTHKAESKCPVVNKGEKPVYEMTGEMTRHVAPQDVAKLILHKMKETAQSALGADVTEAVITVPFEFAHAQKAALRAAAEAAGFRVLRLIHEPAAALLAYGIGQDCPSGKSHVLVYKLGGTSLSVTVLQVNGGMFRVLNTHTDHSIGGESFTSALAQHLAAEFKRSFKQDVSSNARAMLKLMNGADMAKHSLSTLGSANCFVDSLHDGMDFDCNISRARFELLCSSLFNKSVQPIRSLLETTGLSTSDINKVVLCGGFNTVFQVVLCGGFNTVPGGSLRGFNTVCSRWFSAGGLTLYVPGGSLRGFNTVCSRWFSAGGLTLFQVVLCGGFNTVPGGSLRGV, from the exons ATGGCGGCTATAGGAGTACATTTCGGCTACACATGTGCCTGTGTAGCTATTTTTAAG gatggccgagcggagGTGGTCGCCAATGACGCCGGAGACCGAGTCACTCCTGCCGTGGTGGCTTACCGAGACACGGAACAG ATAGTAGGGATTGCGGCTAAGCAGGGTCGTGTCCGAAACGCAGCCAACACTGTGGTTAAAGTCAAACAAGTGCTGGGGAGGAG TTTTGAGGATCCTGAGGTGCAGACGCATAAAGCTGAGAGTAAATGTCCT GTTGTCAACAAGGGAGAGAAGCCAGTGTATGAGATGACTGGAGAGATGACCAGACATGTGGCTCCCCAAGATGTTGCCAAGCTGATCCTACACAAGATGAAAG AGACGGCTCAATCGGCCTTGGGCGCTGATGTCACAGAGGCTGTCATCACTGTCCCCTTTGAGTTCGCACATGCTCAGAAGGCGGCGTTGAGGGCGGCTGCGGAGGCGGCAGGGTTCCGTGTGTTGAGGCTGATCCACGAGCCAGCTGCTGCTCTACTGGCCTACGGAATCGGACAGGACTGCCCCTCTGGGAAGAG ccaTGTCCTGGTGTATAAACTAGGTGGGACGTCTCTGAGTGTGACGGTGCTGCAGGTGAATGGTGGAATGTTCCGGGTTCTGAACACCCACACAGACCACAGCATCGGAGGAGAGAGCTTCACAAGCGCCCTGGCACAGCACCTGGCTGCAGAGTTCaaacg gTCGTTTAAACAGGATGTTAGTAGTAACGCGCGGGCCATGTTGAAGCTGATGAACGGAGCAGACATGGCCAAACATTCTCTCTCCACGCTGGGTTCTGCTAATTGCTTCGTTGACTCGCTACACGACGGCATGGACTTCGACTGCAACATCTCCAG gGCCCGTTTTGAGCTGCTGTGTTCTTCCCTGTTCAACAAGAGTGTCCAACCAATCAGAAGCCTGCTGGAGACGACTGGGCTCTCTACTAGCGACATCAACAAG GTGGTTCTCTGCGGGGGGTTTAACACTGTGTTCCAGGTGGTTCTCTGCGGGGGGTTTAACACTGTTCCAGGTGGGTCTCTGCGGGGGTTTAACACTGTATGTTCCAGGTGGTTCTCTGCGGGGGGTTTAACACTGTATGTTCCAGGTGGGTCTCTGCGGGGGTTTAACACTGTATGTTCCAGGTGGTTCTCTGCGGGGGGTTTAACACTGTTCCAGGTGGTTCTCTGCGGGGGGTTTAACACTGTTCCAGGTGGTTCTCTGCGGGGGGTTTAA
- the hspa14 gene encoding heat shock 70 kDa protein 14 isoform X1, whose amino-acid sequence MAAIGVHFGYTCACVAIFKDGRAEVVANDAGDRVTPAVVAYRDTEQIVGIAAKQGRVRNAANTVVKVKQVLGRSFEDPEVQTHKAESKCPVVNKGEKPVYEMTGEMTRHVAPQDVAKLILHKMKETAQSALGADVTEAVITVPFEFAHAQKAALRAAAEAAGFRVLRLIHEPAAALLAYGIGQDCPSGKSHVLVYKLGGTSLSVTVLQVNGGMFRVLNTHTDHSIGGESFTSALAQHLAAEFKRSFKQDVSSNARAMLKLMNGADMAKHSLSTLGSANCFVDSLHDGMDFDCNISRARFELLCSSLFNKSVQPIRSLLETTGLSTSDINKVVLCGGSARIPRLQQMIKDLFADVELLSSAPPDEVIAVGAAMEAGLLVGREIGSSPESVTVEACVSDILLKEVDETGAEVFSVLLPSGTPLPARRHHILSGPGRLASLCLELYQKTTEEPERLAKIVLRDLETKEDNHDIDAVVTMKRDGSLHVSCVEQNSGKTEAISISAAS is encoded by the exons ATGGCGGCTATAGGAGTACATTTCGGCTACACATGTGCCTGTGTAGCTATTTTTAAG gatggccgagcggagGTGGTCGCCAATGACGCCGGAGACCGAGTCACTCCTGCCGTGGTGGCTTACCGAGACACGGAACAG ATAGTAGGGATTGCGGCTAAGCAGGGTCGTGTCCGAAACGCAGCCAACACTGTGGTTAAAGTCAAACAAGTGCTGGGGAGGAG TTTTGAGGATCCTGAGGTGCAGACGCATAAAGCTGAGAGTAAATGTCCT GTTGTCAACAAGGGAGAGAAGCCAGTGTATGAGATGACTGGAGAGATGACCAGACATGTGGCTCCCCAAGATGTTGCCAAGCTGATCCTACACAAGATGAAAG AGACGGCTCAATCGGCCTTGGGCGCTGATGTCACAGAGGCTGTCATCACTGTCCCCTTTGAGTTCGCACATGCTCAGAAGGCGGCGTTGAGGGCGGCTGCGGAGGCGGCAGGGTTCCGTGTGTTGAGGCTGATCCACGAGCCAGCTGCTGCTCTACTGGCCTACGGAATCGGACAGGACTGCCCCTCTGGGAAGAG ccaTGTCCTGGTGTATAAACTAGGTGGGACGTCTCTGAGTGTGACGGTGCTGCAGGTGAATGGTGGAATGTTCCGGGTTCTGAACACCCACACAGACCACAGCATCGGAGGAGAGAGCTTCACAAGCGCCCTGGCACAGCACCTGGCTGCAGAGTTCaaacg gTCGTTTAAACAGGATGTTAGTAGTAACGCGCGGGCCATGTTGAAGCTGATGAACGGAGCAGACATGGCCAAACATTCTCTCTCCACGCTGGGTTCTGCTAATTGCTTCGTTGACTCGCTACACGACGGCATGGACTTCGACTGCAACATCTCCAG gGCCCGTTTTGAGCTGCTGTGTTCTTCCCTGTTCAACAAGAGTGTCCAACCAATCAGAAGCCTGCTGGAGACGACTGGGCTCTCTACTAGCGACATCAACAAG GTGGTTCTCTGCGGGGGCTCTGCGAGGATTCCTCGGCTGCAGCAGATGATCAAAGATCTGTTCGCTGACGTGGAGCTGCTCAGCTCCGCCCCTCCTGATGAGGTCATAGCGGTCGGCGCAGCGATGGAAGCGGGCCTTCTAGTCGGGCGGGAGATTGGCTCCTCCCCAGAGTCTGTTACCGTGGAAGCCTGTGTCTCAGACATTCTGCTCaag GAGGTGGATGAAACAGGGGCTGAAGTGTTCTCTGTGCTCCTCCCCTCGGGCACGCCCCTTCCTGCTCGGCGACATCACATCCTGTCTGGTCCTGGCCGCCTGGCATCCCTCTGTCTGGAGCTTTACCAGAAAACCACAGAGGAGCCAGAGAGACTGGCCAAG ATTGTTCTGAGAGACCTGGAGACCAAAGAGGACAACCATGACATTGATGCCGTGGTGACCATGAAGAG ggatgGGTCTCTCCATGTGAGCTGTGTGGAGCAGAACAGTGGGAAGACTGAAGCCATCAGTATATCAGCAGCCTCCTGA